The following proteins are encoded in a genomic region of Lachnospiraceae bacterium KM106-2:
- a CDS encoding probable transcriptional regulator, which yields MFEIGDYVIYGTKGVCVVEEIGKIAMDGIPKDKLYYTLEPVYEKGSRIFTPVDHQKVIMRPAVSKEEALALIDEIPELEALWIPDDKMREQQFKGSLKTCDCRECIRIIKTLYLRKKARLSEGKKVTSGDNKYLKLSEDCLYGEFAIALNMNLDEVKAFIMDSIKNRIEI from the coding sequence ATGTTTGAAATCGGTGATTATGTTATTTACGGAACAAAAGGTGTCTGCGTAGTAGAGGAGATTGGCAAGATTGCGATGGATGGAATTCCAAAAGATAAATTATATTATACGTTGGAACCTGTCTATGAGAAGGGTAGCCGAATCTTCACACCGGTTGATCATCAGAAAGTGATCATGCGTCCTGCTGTTTCAAAAGAGGAGGCTTTAGCGCTGATCGATGAAATACCTGAGTTAGAGGCGCTATGGATCCCAGATGATAAGATGAGAGAGCAACAGTTTAAAGGGTCATTAAAAACATGTGATTGTAGAGAATGTATCCGAATCATCAAAACACTTTATCTGAGAAAAAAAGCTAGGTTATCAGAAGGAAAAAAGGTAACCAGTGGAGATAATAAATATTTAAAACTTTCAGAAGATTGTCTTTATGGTGAATTTGCCATTGCCCTCAACATGAATTTAGATGAGGTAAAGGCATTCATTATGGATTCCATTAAGAATAGAATAGAGATATAA
- a CDS encoding siderophore/surfactin synthetase related protein: protein MAVYYVAIKEGLDYSLHTLYAPIDTRRYAKNPRRFGLCNQMGNLYTTIENLDDLSFLELLQAIHVQMESEKQSGNCLKELRLLHLAFRILPHKWSARIIGRSVKNPRVALTNLGIIDEKALSFQGVETKDCFISGSMKYASNLQMAVSTYQNEITFGVNMMVSPEDKKNISILLNSYRDILVRIAKGEL from the coding sequence ATGGCAGTCTATTATGTTGCAATAAAAGAAGGGTTAGATTATTCGCTTCATACCTTGTATGCACCAATCGATACTAGAAGGTATGCTAAGAATCCTAGAAGATTTGGACTTTGTAATCAAATGGGGAATCTTTATACGACAATTGAGAATCTCGATGATTTAAGCTTTTTAGAGTTACTTCAAGCAATACATGTGCAGATGGAAAGTGAGAAGCAAAGTGGAAACTGTTTAAAAGAATTACGATTGTTGCATCTTGCATTTCGAATACTCCCTCATAAATGGTCTGCAAGGATTATAGGAAGATCAGTGAAGAACCCAAGGGTTGCACTCACGAATCTAGGAATCATTGATGAGAAAGCACTTTCATTTCAAGGAGTAGAAACCAAGGATTGTTTTATTTCTGGTTCAATGAAATATGCTTCTAATCTACAGATGGCAGTGAGTACCTATCAGAATGAAATTACCTTTGGTGTAAATATGATGGTGTCTCCAGAGGACAAGAAAAATATTAGTATTCTTTTAAACAGCTATCGTGATATATTAGTACGCATTGCAAAAGGCGAACTGTAA
- a CDS encoding siderophore/surfactin synthetase related protein, with protein MKKNNLSVQAFDYVQLAFSKYHNHQMHGCITFNGHLQKDILEQALNETTIDLPQLACRFLHGRYLPSKKPLSVELADTSNGAAYASKILTTTKVIDTDAQIRVVLLREKDKDRLVIVMNHMLCDGMGFKRYLYLLCYYYNQIIAGVKPQSQYKGKDRGLSWLKECRLPNKKVERLESKVEDISFEGGDEPVFLNAKVRESLF; from the coding sequence ATGAAGAAAAATAATTTATCCGTTCAAGCATTTGATTATGTTCAACTTGCGTTTTCGAAGTATCATAACCATCAGATGCATGGATGTATCACTTTTAATGGACATTTACAAAAAGATATTTTAGAACAGGCCTTAAATGAAACGACTATCGACCTGCCACAACTAGCATGCAGATTTTTACATGGAAGATACCTTCCATCGAAGAAACCATTATCTGTGGAGCTTGCCGATACTTCAAATGGAGCAGCGTATGCGAGTAAAATCTTAACGACAACTAAAGTGATCGATACCGACGCACAGATTCGTGTTGTATTATTACGAGAAAAAGATAAAGACAGATTAGTCATAGTTATGAATCATATGCTTTGTGATGGTATGGGATTTAAACGATATCTATATCTGTTGTGTTATTATTATAATCAGATCATTGCTGGTGTGAAGCCACAGAGCCAGTATAAAGGAAAAGATAGAGGACTCTCTTGGCTAAAGGAATGCAGGTTGCCGAATAAGAAAGTAGAACGGCTGGAATCAAAAGTGGAAGATATTTCGTTTGAAGGTGGAGATGAGCCCGTATTTTTAAACGCGAAAGTTAGAGAGTCTTTATTTTGA